One window of the Prochlorococcus marinus CUG1438 genome contains the following:
- a CDS encoding DevA family ABC transporter ATP-binding protein, which translates to MIKANKSKKNVNNLKTVSINNLSHFYGKNENKKQVLNDVNLNIDKGELVLLKGPSGCGKTTLLTLIGALRTCQSGDLTVLNNQLNGASRKTRQILRRSIGMIFQGHNLLRCLTAEQNVQMGADLIKGLTYLQRREIARNWLSAVGLEEHHKKLPNDLSGGQKQRVAIARALSANPKLLLADEPTSALDSVTGREIVTLLRKLAKEQNCSVLMVTHDPRISDMADRILNMEDGKIFSAHSELI; encoded by the coding sequence ATGATTAAAGCTAATAAATCAAAAAAAAATGTCAATAACCTTAAAACAGTCTCAATAAATAATTTGAGTCACTTTTATGGAAAAAATGAGAATAAAAAACAAGTTCTTAATGACGTTAATTTAAATATTGATAAAGGCGAGTTGGTTCTTTTGAAAGGACCTTCTGGATGTGGTAAAACAACTCTTCTAACATTAATTGGGGCCTTGAGAACCTGTCAAAGTGGAGATTTAACTGTATTAAATAATCAGTTAAATGGAGCATCAAGGAAAACTCGTCAGATTCTTAGAAGAAGTATTGGAATGATTTTTCAAGGTCACAATCTTTTGAGATGTTTAACAGCAGAACAAAATGTTCAGATGGGCGCCGATTTAATAAAAGGTTTAACATATTTGCAAAGACGTGAAATAGCACGTAATTGGTTGTCAGCAGTAGGATTAGAAGAACATCATAAAAAGTTGCCAAATGACTTATCTGGTGGGCAGAAACAGAGAGTAGCAATTGCTCGAGCTTTATCAGCTAACCCAAAACTTTTATTAGCTGATGAGCCCACTTCTGCATTAGATAGCGTCACAGGAAGAGAAATAGTAACCCTTTTAAGGAAACTAGCAAAAGAGCAAAATTGTTCTGTACTTATGGTGACGCATGATCCAAGAATTTCTGATATGGCTGATAGGATATTAAATATGGAAGATGGTAAAATATTTAGTGCTCATAGTGAGCTAATATAA
- a CDS encoding phycocyanobilin:ferredoxin oxidoreductase, producing MLSESLTKTKLTDPLILDLLQNIREHRSMLEDLKSIKIDPKLTNIISKEIGRELYIENEFHKAKGFRKLHIEVAEFSNNLKILHCVFFPDPKFDIPIFGMDLVKINDIVSAAIVDLSPSSQNQGLKYEKLLSEVDKSSFTSLREIPKWGGIFSKNVFFASLKSKSEKKDFCRVVDQYLSILIKLSKKANPEFKEEIVKERIDYQKNYCVQQMKNEKTSMVLLKYFDEKWVNNYIKKVLFDF from the coding sequence TTGTTGTCTGAATCTTTAACTAAAACAAAATTAACTGACCCTCTTATTTTGGATTTATTACAAAATATTAGAGAGCATAGATCCATGCTTGAGGACCTTAAGAGTATAAAAATTGACCCAAAACTAACTAACATAATATCTAAAGAAATAGGCAGAGAACTTTATATCGAAAATGAATTTCATAAAGCAAAAGGTTTTAGAAAGCTACATATTGAAGTAGCAGAATTTTCTAATAATCTTAAGATATTACACTGCGTTTTTTTTCCTGATCCAAAGTTTGATATTCCAATTTTTGGGATGGATTTGGTAAAAATAAATGATATTGTTTCTGCTGCCATTGTTGATTTATCCCCGTCATCACAAAACCAAGGTTTGAAATACGAAAAATTACTTTCTGAAGTTGATAAAAGCTCTTTTACTTCATTGAGAGAGATTCCTAAATGGGGTGGGATTTTTTCTAAAAATGTATTTTTTGCTTCCTTAAAAAGTAAATCTGAAAAAAAAGATTTTTGCAGAGTTGTAGATCAATATCTCTCTATTCTGATCAAATTAAGTAAAAAAGCTAACCCTGAATTTAAAGAAGAAATTGTTAAAGAGAGAATAGATTACCAAAAGAATTATTGTGTGCAACAAATGAAGAATGAGAAGACAAGCATGGTTCTCTTAAAATATTTTGATGAAAAATGGGTCAATAACTATATCAAAAAAGTACTCTTCGATTTTTAA
- the tsf gene encoding translation elongation factor Ts, which produces MGNITAKLVKDLRDKTGAGMMDCKKALNETEGNLDKALEWLRKKGIASAEKKSGRVAAEGSIGSYIHTGSRVGVLLELNCETDFVARGDIFQSLLKDVSMQVAACPNVEYVSIDEIPEDVVEKEKQIEMGRDDLSGKPEQIKEKIVEGRIAKRLNELVLLSQPYIKDSSLTVEDLVKQAAAKIGENIKVRRFTRYTLGEGIEKNQMDFAEEVASMQTN; this is translated from the coding sequence ATGGGAAACATTACAGCAAAACTTGTAAAAGATCTTAGAGACAAAACTGGCGCAGGAATGATGGACTGCAAAAAAGCACTTAACGAAACTGAAGGAAATCTAGATAAAGCTTTGGAATGGTTAAGAAAGAAAGGCATAGCTAGTGCTGAAAAGAAATCAGGAAGAGTAGCAGCCGAAGGGTCAATTGGTAGTTATATACATACTGGATCAAGAGTTGGAGTTTTACTAGAGTTGAATTGTGAAACTGATTTCGTTGCTAGAGGTGATATATTTCAATCTCTGTTGAAGGATGTCTCAATGCAAGTAGCAGCATGCCCAAATGTTGAGTATGTATCAATTGATGAAATACCAGAAGATGTTGTTGAAAAAGAAAAGCAGATTGAAATGGGTAGGGATGATTTATCAGGCAAACCAGAACAAATTAAAGAAAAAATAGTTGAAGGGAGAATAGCAAAAAGACTTAATGAGCTTGTTTTGCTTTCACAACCCTACATTAAAGATAGTTCTCTAACAGTTGAGGATCTTGTTAAACAAGCCGCTGCAAAAATTGGGGAAAATATCAAAGTAAGACGTTTTACAAGATATACATTAGGTGAAGGTATCGAAAAAAATCAGATGGACTTTGCTGAAGAGGTCGCATCAATGCAAACAAACTAG
- the rpsB gene encoding 30S ribosomal protein S2, whose protein sequence is MAVVSLSEMMEAGAHFGHQTRRWNPKMSKYIYCARNGVHIIDLVKTALCMNNAYKWTRNAAKSGKRFLFVGTKKQASDVVAQEATRCGAAYVNQRWLGGMLTNWTTMKARIERLKDLERMESSGSIAMRPKKEAAVLRRELERLQKYLGGLKGMRRLPDVVVLVDQRRESNAVLEARKLDISLVSMLDTNCDPDLCEVPIPCNDDAVRSVQLILGRLADAINEGRKGSNAERKN, encoded by the coding sequence ATGGCTGTTGTATCACTATCAGAAATGATGGAAGCAGGTGCTCATTTTGGGCATCAAACTAGACGTTGGAATCCCAAGATGTCTAAGTATATATATTGCGCGAGAAATGGAGTTCATATTATTGATCTTGTTAAAACAGCATTGTGTATGAACAACGCGTATAAATGGACGAGAAACGCTGCAAAAAGCGGTAAACGTTTCCTATTTGTAGGCACAAAGAAACAAGCATCAGATGTAGTTGCTCAGGAAGCTACACGATGCGGAGCTGCATATGTAAATCAAAGATGGCTAGGAGGGATGTTGACTAATTGGACAACAATGAAAGCTAGGATTGAAAGATTAAAGGATCTAGAAAGAATGGAAAGTAGTGGTTCTATAGCAATGAGACCTAAAAAAGAAGCCGCAGTATTAAGGAGAGAACTTGAAAGATTACAAAAATACTTAGGTGGACTTAAGGGTATGAGAAGATTACCAGATGTAGTTGTATTGGTTGATCAGAGAAGAGAATCTAATGCAGTATTAGAAGCTAGAAAATTAGATATCTCATTAGTATCAATGTTGGATACAAATTGCGATCCAGATTTGTGTGAAGTCCCAATTCCTTGTAACGATGATGCCGTTAGATCAGTGCAACTTATTTTAGGAAGACTAGCAGATGCCATAAATGAGGGTAGAAAGGGCTCTAATGCCGAAAGAAAAAATTAA
- a CDS encoding glycosyltransferase family 2 protein: MNVSIIIPTYNRLPILEKCLFALENQKLNTNIGNYEVIVVDDGSTDGTTSWINKNKANLPHVILFQQEHGGPALGRNLGVIKSKYEIIIFIDSDLIVLDNFINCHVEKLLASWRKNDKKCFTYGSVVNTSNFLNPQSEKHKIMDTSFAYFATGNVAISKELILSVGLFDTSFSLYGWEDLELGERLKKIGTKLIKCPNAVGFHWHPPFNCEQIDSLITQEKERAKMALVFYKKHPNLRVRFMIQLTPLHNLLWQILCLGGLISVDRILPLLRFLVNKRRNRLALEIFRIPLNMIYIKQLTKSR; this comes from the coding sequence ATGAATGTAAGTATTATTATACCGACTTACAATAGGTTACCTATATTAGAGAAATGTCTATTTGCGCTTGAGAATCAAAAATTAAATACAAATATTGGAAATTATGAAGTAATAGTAGTTGATGATGGATCAACTGATGGAACAACCTCATGGATAAATAAAAACAAAGCTAATCTCCCACACGTTATTCTTTTTCAGCAAGAACATGGAGGGCCTGCACTTGGAAGAAATCTGGGAGTAATTAAATCAAAATATGAAATTATTATATTCATTGATAGTGATCTTATTGTTTTAGACAATTTTATAAATTGCCACGTAGAAAAATTACTTGCCTCTTGGAGAAAAAATGATAAAAAATGTTTTACCTATGGATCGGTAGTCAATACATCTAATTTTCTAAATCCTCAGAGTGAAAAACATAAAATAATGGACACTTCTTTTGCATACTTTGCTACTGGTAATGTAGCGATATCAAAAGAATTGATTTTAAGTGTGGGATTATTTGATACTTCATTTAGTCTTTACGGTTGGGAGGATTTAGAACTTGGAGAAAGATTAAAAAAAATTGGGACAAAATTAATTAAATGCCCAAATGCGGTAGGTTTTCATTGGCATCCACCATTTAATTGCGAACAAATAGATTCATTAATAACTCAAGAAAAAGAGAGAGCAAAAATGGCTTTGGTTTTTTATAAGAAACACCCAAATTTAAGGGTTAGATTTATGATTCAATTAACTCCTCTACATAATTTACTCTGGCAAATTCTTTGCTTGGGAGGACTAATCAGTGTTGATAGAATCCTTCCTTTATTAAGATTCCTAGTTAATAAAAGAAGAAATAGACTTGCACTTGAGATATTTAGGATCCCTCTAAATATGATTTACATTAAACAGTTAACCAAATCAAGATGA
- a CDS encoding FtsX-like permease family protein, protein MSFSFLKFRKIPLAWLLLTRQPLRLAVAIAGISFAGILMFMQLGFRDGLFDTSVTIHKLLDADLVLISPRSKSSISMSGFPKRRLIQTLALEDVEKTAPVNLNYLLWRNPENLKTRSILALGFNPSDSLLLDEGFSKKAYKLRNPSRVLFDKLSRPEFGPIEEWFLSAKKVETEVAGKRVIVEGLVELGPSFGADGNLITSRETFLRLFPANPPGSIEIGLVKLKKESDPELIARILNNSLPNDVRVLTKNQFIEFEKNYWKNSTAIGFIFSLGALMGFVVGCVVVYQILYSDVTDHLPEYATLLAMGYRLKSLFFVVAREGFLLALFGYLPAYFSGQILYSVIRSSTKLPIIMDAEKTILIFVLVLVMCMGSAAVAMRKLVDADPAEIF, encoded by the coding sequence ATGAGTTTTTCTTTTTTAAAATTCAGAAAAATACCATTAGCTTGGTTGTTATTAACTAGGCAACCATTAAGGCTGGCTGTTGCCATAGCTGGAATCAGTTTTGCAGGGATTTTGATGTTTATGCAATTAGGTTTTAGAGATGGTTTATTTGACACGAGCGTAACTATTCATAAACTGCTAGATGCCGATCTTGTTTTGATAAGTCCCAGATCAAAAAGTTCTATAAGTATGAGTGGATTCCCAAAAAGAAGATTAATTCAAACTCTCGCATTGGAGGATGTTGAAAAAACTGCTCCCGTTAATCTAAATTATTTACTTTGGAGAAATCCTGAAAATCTTAAAACTAGATCAATACTTGCATTAGGTTTTAATCCCTCCGATTCACTACTTTTAGATGAGGGATTCTCAAAGAAAGCTTATAAATTGAGAAATCCATCAAGAGTTCTTTTTGACAAATTATCTAGACCTGAATTTGGACCGATTGAAGAATGGTTCTTATCCGCAAAAAAAGTTGAGACTGAGGTTGCTGGAAAAAGAGTAATTGTTGAGGGGCTTGTGGAGTTGGGACCATCTTTTGGTGCAGATGGTAATTTGATAACTAGTCGAGAAACCTTCTTAAGACTTTTCCCTGCTAATCCTCCTGGTAGTATAGAAATCGGTTTGGTAAAGCTAAAAAAAGAATCTGATCCTGAATTAATTGCAAGGATATTAAATAACTCACTCCCAAATGATGTAAGGGTTCTTACAAAAAATCAATTTATAGAATTTGAGAAGAATTATTGGAAAAATAGTACTGCAATAGGTTTTATATTTAGTTTGGGAGCACTGATGGGTTTCGTTGTAGGGTGTGTGGTTGTTTATCAAATTCTTTATAGTGACGTTACAGATCACCTCCCAGAGTACGCCACCTTATTGGCAATGGGGTATAGACTTAAGTCTCTTTTCTTTGTTGTAGCTAGAGAGGGTTTTTTATTGGCATTGTTTGGTTATTTACCTGCTTATTTCTCTGGTCAAATACTTTACTCAGTTATAAGAAGTTCTACTAAACTTCCAATAATAATGGATGCAGAAAAAACGATTTTAATTTTCGTTTTAGTTTTAGTTATGTGTATGGGGTCCGCCGCTGTTGCGATGCGTAAATTAGTTGATGCTGACCCTGCTGAAATTTTTTAA
- a CDS encoding HlyD family efflux transporter periplasmic adaptor subunit encodes MKLKIFKNLIIYLLMFAPLSLGLLSCSSNNKSNSKLKDEKTADFIPTVTAVAALGTLSPSGEIRQLAAPISQFGSSPRIVEILVNEGDFVKKGDVLAIFENREKLISDLERNEELINTINEEIDLKKEQIKRYKLALSKDVYSFVQFSQRKDELLKLQKQKINLIGDQKNIKIDLFNSKLRSPIDGFILGINTRVGERPKNEGILDIGSSQKMEALIEVYESDIDRVFISQNVQLSSENGGFQKILKGKVIRISPQVKQRKVLSTDPTGDADSRIIEVQVKLDQDSIDIVQNYAGMKVIAKFIP; translated from the coding sequence ATGAAATTAAAAATATTCAAAAATTTAATTATTTATCTACTAATGTTTGCACCATTATCATTAGGACTCCTTTCCTGTTCTAGCAATAATAAATCTAATTCCAAATTAAAGGATGAAAAAACTGCAGATTTCATTCCAACTGTTACAGCCGTTGCCGCACTGGGGACACTTTCACCATCTGGAGAGATTAGGCAATTAGCAGCCCCGATAAGTCAGTTCGGCTCGTCTCCTCGAATAGTTGAAATTTTAGTAAATGAAGGAGATTTCGTAAAAAAAGGTGATGTTTTGGCGATTTTTGAAAATAGAGAAAAGTTGATTTCTGATCTTGAAAGGAATGAAGAACTAATCAATACAATTAACGAAGAAATTGACCTAAAGAAAGAGCAAATTAAAAGGTATAAACTAGCTTTGAGCAAAGATGTATATTCATTTGTACAGTTTTCGCAGAGAAAAGATGAACTATTAAAGTTGCAAAAACAAAAAATAAACCTCATAGGGGATCAAAAAAATATCAAGATAGATCTGTTTAATTCAAAACTTAGGAGTCCAATTGATGGTTTTATACTTGGAATAAATACTAGAGTAGGGGAGAGACCTAAAAATGAAGGGATATTAGATATTGGTTCTAGTCAAAAGATGGAAGCTCTAATAGAGGTTTATGAATCTGATATTGATAGAGTCTTTATTTCTCAGAATGTCCAATTGAGCAGTGAGAATGGTGGTTTTCAAAAAATTCTCAAAGGTAAGGTAATTAGAATAAGTCCTCAGGTAAAACAAAGAAAAGTTCTATCGACTGATCCAACAGGGGATGCTGATTCAAGAATTATTGAGGTACAAGTAAAACTAGATCAAGATTCTATAGATATCGTTCAAAACTATGCAGGAATGAAAGTGATTGCAAAATTTATTCCTTAA
- a CDS encoding insulinase family protein, which translates to MNVGDVIYYTHSSKTRCVFVDNKELPLISIDIWCKAGSSFEDVDKNGTAHFLEHMIFKGSNKIMPGEFDHKIESLGGLSNASTGYDDVHYHVLVPPNNFRESLALLTNIVVAPVFNPDEFIKEKGVVIDEIKQQNDQPEERLFNYFLKRVWLSPNYANSILGTEHSIKSLEINELVKFHSKHYTTEKICIAIAGNLSEEIYKIFEKSDLSGIKESPNLIDLKNIPSLKIRNGRESVKFDNLEFSRIFMAWFIPNLNDQKNIIGLEILATILSVGRNSRLVKILKEDSNLVESVYVDVNAGELGGLFIMEASCESKDIDLVEKKINKTINEISNCKNLALDEIKKAINIVKSNYIFNLETSTQLSSFFGNELLWGRKSSINNLESHLEYWNDLDNFKEITKYIRGERFTLVASP; encoded by the coding sequence ATGAACGTAGGAGATGTTATTTACTACACCCATTCAAGCAAAACTAGATGTGTGTTTGTGGATAATAAAGAATTGCCGCTTATAAGCATTGATATTTGGTGCAAAGCAGGTTCTTCATTCGAGGATGTTGATAAAAACGGCACTGCTCATTTTCTAGAACATATGATTTTTAAAGGATCTAACAAAATAATGCCAGGTGAGTTTGACCATAAAATTGAATCACTAGGCGGATTAAGTAACGCTTCAACTGGTTATGATGATGTACATTACCATGTATTAGTTCCACCCAATAACTTTAGAGAATCACTTGCTCTTTTGACAAATATTGTCGTTGCTCCAGTTTTTAATCCAGATGAATTTATAAAAGAAAAAGGGGTAGTTATTGATGAAATAAAACAACAAAATGATCAGCCTGAAGAAAGATTATTTAATTATTTTTTAAAAAGGGTTTGGTTAAGTCCGAATTATGCCAATTCGATTCTAGGAACTGAACATAGTATTAAAAGCTTAGAGATAAATGAGCTTGTGAAATTTCACAGCAAACATTACACTACTGAAAAAATTTGTATTGCTATTGCCGGGAATCTCTCTGAAGAAATTTATAAAATTTTTGAAAAAAGTGATCTATCTGGCATAAAAGAAAGTCCAAATTTAATAGATCTAAAAAATATACCTTCTTTAAAAATTAGGAATGGTAGAGAGTCAGTTAAGTTTGATAATTTAGAGTTCTCAAGAATATTTATGGCTTGGTTTATCCCAAACCTAAATGATCAAAAAAATATTATTGGGCTTGAGATATTAGCAACAATACTTTCTGTTGGAAGAAACAGCAGATTAGTTAAAATTTTAAAAGAAGATAGTAATCTTGTTGAATCAGTATATGTAGATGTAAATGCTGGAGAATTAGGAGGATTATTTATAATGGAAGCAAGTTGTGAGTCCAAAGATATTGACTTAGTAGAAAAGAAAATTAATAAAACAATAAATGAGATCTCAAATTGTAAAAACTTGGCTTTGGATGAAATAAAAAAAGCAATAAATATTGTGAAAAGTAATTATATCTTTAATTTAGAGACATCTACACAACTCTCTTCGTTCTTTGGAAATGAACTTCTTTGGGGGAGAAAATCTTCAATAAATAATTTAGAGAGTCATTTAGAATATTGGAATGACTTGGATAACTTCAAAGAGATAACAAAATATATCCGTGGAGAGAGATTTACTTTAGTTGCATCCCCCTAG